A genomic window from Glaciihabitans sp. INWT7 includes:
- a CDS encoding isochorismatase family protein gives MTRALFIIDVQNDFTEGGALGVEGGAAVAAAISRYLVRHPHRYDQVFASRDWHDAEGDNGGHFARGHSGEPDAPDFVTTWPVHCVAGTTGADYHPALDTSVVTVGVRKGQGRPAYSIFEGVTDSGLSVAQKLDELGVDEVDVVGIATDYCVLASALDAVAEGLTVRVFDDLVAGVDPSSSALALERLAAAGVRVEGASQN, from the coding sequence ACGACTTCACCGAGGGCGGCGCGCTCGGCGTCGAGGGCGGCGCGGCCGTCGCCGCGGCGATCTCGCGGTATCTGGTGCGGCATCCGCATCGCTATGACCAGGTCTTCGCCTCCCGAGACTGGCACGACGCCGAAGGCGACAACGGCGGCCACTTCGCGAGGGGGCACTCCGGCGAACCGGATGCCCCGGACTTCGTGACCACCTGGCCGGTGCACTGCGTGGCCGGCACGACCGGCGCCGACTACCACCCGGCATTGGACACCTCCGTGGTGACGGTCGGCGTGCGCAAGGGGCAGGGCCGGCCGGCGTACTCGATCTTCGAGGGCGTGACCGACTCCGGGCTCTCCGTGGCTCAGAAGCTCGACGAACTGGGCGTCGACGAGGTGGACGTGGTGGGCATCGCCACCGACTACTGCGTGCTGGCCAGCGCGCTCGATGCCGTGGCCGAGGGGCTGACGGTGCGGGTGTTCGACGACCTCGTCGCCGGGGTCGACCCGAGCTCGAGCGCCCTCGCCCTCGAGCGCCTGGCGGCCGCCGGCGTGCGGGTCGAAGGTGCCTCGCAAAACTAG
- a CDS encoding NAD-dependent succinate-semialdehyde dehydrogenase, producing MSAISESELLSRVPDRLFIGGEWVESTSGRSIEVVDPSTGLVIKTIADASVADGALAMDAAAAAQASWAATAPRVRGEILRRAFDLLQERADEFALLMTLEMGKPLAEARGEVTYGGEFLRWFSEEAVRIGGHYGVNPEGTGRMFVTRFPVGPSFLITPWNFPLAMATRKIAPALAAGCTAVVKPAELTPLTTLYFAKLLEECGLPKGVLNIITTSTSGEVSAPIIADPRLRKLSFTGSTPVGVRLLKQAADNVLRTSMELGGNAPFLVFEDADLDAAIDGAMIAKFRNIGQACTAANRFIVHESVAEEFAARVTERVKSLTIGRGTENGVSIGPLINAAAVAKADELVTDAVSRGATVLTGGNPVDRDGTFYAPTVVTGVTPGSDILREEIFGPVLSITTFTDEADAVAKANDTQYGLVSYAFTRDLARGLRLIDSIQTGMMGLNVGVVSNAAAPFGGVKQSGLGREGGDVGIDEYLETKYVLAPATVAPAGAA from the coding sequence ATGAGTGCGATCTCCGAATCCGAGCTTCTGTCCCGCGTGCCCGACCGGCTTTTCATCGGGGGGGAGTGGGTGGAATCCACCTCCGGACGATCGATCGAGGTGGTCGATCCGTCGACCGGACTGGTGATCAAGACCATCGCCGACGCGTCGGTCGCCGACGGAGCCCTGGCGATGGATGCCGCCGCGGCTGCACAGGCCTCCTGGGCGGCAACCGCGCCCCGGGTGCGCGGCGAGATCCTGCGCCGGGCCTTCGACCTGCTGCAGGAGCGCGCCGATGAATTCGCGCTGCTGATGACTCTCGAAATGGGCAAGCCCCTCGCCGAGGCGCGGGGTGAGGTCACCTATGGTGGCGAGTTCCTGCGCTGGTTCAGCGAGGAAGCCGTGCGCATCGGCGGTCACTACGGGGTGAACCCCGAGGGCACGGGTCGCATGTTCGTCACCCGCTTCCCGGTCGGACCGTCTTTTCTCATCACGCCGTGGAACTTTCCCCTGGCGATGGCGACCCGCAAGATCGCGCCGGCGCTCGCCGCAGGGTGCACGGCCGTGGTGAAGCCCGCCGAGCTGACCCCGCTCACCACCCTCTATTTCGCGAAGCTCCTCGAGGAGTGCGGCCTGCCGAAGGGAGTGCTCAACATCATCACGACCTCCACTTCTGGCGAGGTCTCAGCACCGATCATCGCCGATCCCCGCTTGCGCAAGCTCAGCTTCACCGGGTCCACTCCGGTGGGCGTCCGCCTGCTCAAGCAGGCCGCCGACAACGTGCTTCGCACGTCTATGGAGCTGGGGGGCAACGCCCCGTTCCTGGTGTTCGAGGACGCCGATCTCGACGCCGCGATCGACGGCGCGATGATCGCGAAGTTCCGCAACATCGGCCAGGCCTGCACGGCTGCGAACCGGTTCATCGTGCACGAGTCGGTGGCCGAGGAGTTCGCCGCGCGAGTGACCGAGCGTGTCAAGTCACTGACAATCGGGAGGGGCACCGAGAACGGCGTCTCGATCGGGCCGCTCATCAACGCCGCCGCGGTCGCCAAGGCCGACGAGCTGGTGACGGATGCGGTCTCCCGCGGCGCGACGGTTCTCACCGGCGGAAACCCGGTCGACCGCGACGGCACCTTCTACGCGCCCACCGTGGTGACGGGGGTGACGCCCGGCAGCGACATCCTGCGCGAAGAGATCTTCGGACCGGTGCTGTCGATCACGACCTTCACCGATGAGGCGGATGCGGTGGCCAAGGCCAACGACACCCAGTACGGCCTCGTCAGCTACGCCTTCACGCGCGACCTCGCCCGTGGACTCCGACTGATCGACAGCATCCAGACCGGCATGATGGGGCTCAACGTGGGAGTCGTCTCGAATGCGGCGGCGCCCTTCGGCGGGGTCAAGCAATCCGGCCTCGGACGCGAGGGCGGCGACGTCGGTATCGACGAGTACCTCGAGACGAAGTACGTGCTCGCGCCGGCCACCGTCGCCCCCGCGGGTGCTGCATAA
- a CDS encoding RNA methyltransferase, which translates to MTVVEITDLSDPRLADYSHQTDVALKKARGTEHGLYIAESALVLQRALAAGHRPRSVLALGNTVDEARALVGEDVPIFSGPSELLEELTGYLLHRGLIAAMHRPALPSAPALLEHARRVIILENVADPTNVGAIFRSVAAIGADAVFVTPRCSDPFYRRAIRVSMGTVLQVPWTRLGDWPSTRKLLATAGFQVAALALSADAVSLRDFAAPERLALVLGAEGEGLTADALASADTVVQIPMAHGIDSLNVAATAAVAMWALA; encoded by the coding sequence GTGACCGTCGTTGAGATCACGGACCTCTCCGACCCGCGACTGGCCGACTACTCCCACCAGACGGATGTCGCGCTCAAGAAGGCGCGCGGCACTGAGCACGGCCTCTACATCGCCGAGTCGGCACTCGTGTTGCAGCGGGCGCTCGCGGCCGGCCATCGGCCGCGTTCGGTGCTGGCGCTCGGCAACACTGTCGACGAGGCGAGAGCGCTGGTGGGCGAGGATGTGCCGATCTTCTCCGGGCCGAGCGAGCTCCTCGAAGAGCTGACCGGCTATCTGCTGCATCGCGGTCTGATCGCGGCGATGCACCGCCCGGCACTGCCTTCGGCACCGGCGCTGCTCGAGCACGCCCGGCGGGTGATCATCCTCGAGAACGTCGCGGACCCCACCAATGTGGGAGCCATCTTCCGCTCCGTCGCCGCGATCGGTGCCGACGCGGTGTTCGTCACTCCCCGCTGCTCAGATCCGTTCTACCGTCGCGCGATCCGCGTGTCGATGGGCACGGTGCTGCAGGTGCCCTGGACGCGGCTCGGCGACTGGCCGTCGACCCGGAAGCTGCTCGCGACTGCCGGGTTCCAGGTCGCGGCGCTGGCTTTGAGTGCGGATGCCGTGAGCCTGCGCGACTTCGCGGCTCCCGAGCGACTGGCGCTCGTGCTCGGCGCCGAGGGGGAAGGACTCACCGCGGACGCGCTTGCCAGCGCCGACACCGTGGTGCAGATTCCCATGGCGCATGGGATCGACTCGCTCAATGTCGCCGCGACCGCAGCCGTGGCGATGTGGGCCCTCGCCTGA
- a CDS encoding DUF6855 family protein, protein MGAGTKDDPWELVTAPGSSAYTMFVEDEELVCKVGSTTLKYQSRAIDDLHVWLTEQGDWVDLGAADESKSPAEGTVEAWGRAETNPVGGWYGLRKGYRGRFGMYLPPLLEELGRAELTHDPRNNRMRAL, encoded by the coding sequence ATGGGCGCAGGAACGAAGGACGACCCCTGGGAGCTGGTCACGGCGCCCGGATCATCCGCATACACGATGTTCGTCGAGGACGAGGAACTGGTCTGCAAGGTGGGCTCCACCACACTGAAATACCAGTCTCGGGCGATCGACGACCTGCACGTCTGGCTCACCGAGCAGGGCGACTGGGTCGACCTGGGTGCCGCCGACGAGTCGAAGAGTCCAGCCGAGGGAACGGTCGAGGCCTGGGGGCGGGCCGAGACCAATCCGGTCGGCGGATGGTACGGCTTGCGCAAGGGCTATCGCGGCCGGTTCGGGATGTACCTGCCGCCACTGCTCGAAGAGCTCGGGCGCGCCGAACTCACCCACGACCCGCGGAACAACCGCATGCGGGCGCTCTGA